Proteins encoded together in one Impatiens glandulifera chromosome 1, dImpGla2.1, whole genome shotgun sequence window:
- the LOC124922645 gene encoding probable ATP-dependent DNA helicase CHR12 produces the protein MVADAEAVVSEATTQTQLLGSSLGGEVDPSRTDCLDKTKTLICALNILSRNLPLPRDVLDAVCSIYQADNGQEEDVSIGGSGDNVSEMKPLDDLGFTTGNILRNLDNSLMKQRLNCMSVARLDETRDKRFQSQIHNRLAELEGLPTNRGEELQSKCLLELYGLKLGELQHKVRTDVSLEHCLQLNCAYPDQQLFDWGMMRLRRPMYGVGDALALDADDNLKKKRDTERRSKQEEEEKNFIETKKRKFFAELLNAARELQFQIQAIQKRRKQRNDGVQAWHGRQRQRATRAEKLRFQALKADDQEAYMRMVEESKNERLTMLLGKTNELLQNLGAAVQRQKDAEHDKINPSKDTELPEFSGSKSEILVDLLPDEHADLIDAEPIGCPKPGDLLEGQRQYNSVVHSIEEKVTEQPALLQGGELRSYQIEGLQWMLSLFNNNLNGILADEMGLGKTIQTISLIAYLIENKGVAGPHLIIAPKAVLPNWINEFSTWAPSIVAVLYDGRLEERKVIREEYSGEGKFNVLITHYDLIMRDKSFLKKIHWHYMVVDEGHRLKNHESALAKTLLSGYRIRRRLLLTGTPIQNNLQELWALLNFLLPSIFNSVENFEEWFNAPFADRCEVTLNDEEELLIIRRLHHVIRPFILRRKKDEVEKFLPGKTQVILKCDMSAWQKVYYQQVTEEGRVGMQVGSGKSKSLQNLSMQLRKCCNHPYLFVGEYNMWRKEEIVRASGKFELLDRLLPKLRRAGHRVLLFSQMTRLMDCLEIYLQLHDFKYLRLDGSTKTEERGTLLKQFNAPDSPVFMFLLSTRAGGLGLNLQTADTVIIFDSDWNPQMDQQAEDRAHRIGQKKEVRVFVLVSVGSIEEVILERAKQKMGIDAKVIQAGLFNTTSTAQDRREMLQEIMRKGSSSLGTDVPSEREINRLAARSEEEYWMFEKMDEERRQKENYRARLMEDHEVPDWAYVPKDKDSKSKRLDNDASITGKRKRKEVVYADTLSEQQWIRAVENAEDLSRQSSRGKRREQKSTTTTAGEYTNNNSSNNNNAEVEEEEDEEDEQQTETASSPVNEGTSLRGKKVEFQDGENSSVDPLGWKPHKRKRSSFNIHNNNSRS, from the exons ATGGTAGCTGATGCTGAGGCTGTGGTATCGGAGGCGACGACGCAGACGCAGCTGTTAGGATCTTCTCTCGGCGGCGAAGTCGATCCCTCCCGTACTGATTGCTTGGACAAGACGAAGACATTGATATGCGCTCTCAACATCCTCTCTCGCAATCTCCCTTTACCTAGAGATGTCCTTGATGCCGTCTGTTCTATCTATCAAGCTGATAACGGTCAAGAAGAGGATGTTAGCATCGGCGGATCTGGTGATAATGTATCGGAGATGAAGCCTTTG GATGATCTAGGGTTTACCACAGGGAACATATTAAGGAACCTCGATAATTCCTTGATGAAGCAAAGGCTAAATTGCATGTCGGTTGCCAGATTAGATGAAACCAGGGACAAACGTTTCCAGAGTCAAATCCATAATAGATTGGCTGAACTTGAAG GATTACCTACAAACAGAGGAGAGGAGCTTCAGTCAAAGTGCTTGCTTGAACTCTATGGGCTAAAG CTGGGAGAGTTGCAGCATAAGGTTCGTACTGATGTGAGTTTAGAGCACTGTCTGCAACTAAATTGTGCTTATCCTGATCAACAACTGTTTGATTGGGGCATGATGCGATTACGACGTCCTATGTATGGGGTGGGAGATGCTCTTGCCTTGGATGCTGATGATAACCTGAAAAAGAAACGGGATACAGAG AGGCGATCAAAGCAAGAGGAAGAGGAAAAGAATTTTATAGAAACCAAGAAAAGGAAATTCTTTGCTGAATTACTTAATGCAGCTCGTGAACTCCAGTTTCAAATACAAGCTATACAAAAACGCAGGAAACAAAGGAATGATGGTGTTCAG GCATGGCATGGAAGACAAAGACAGCGCGCCACACGGGCAGAAAAACTAAGATTTCAGGCTCTAAAAGCCGATGACCAGGAAGCATACATGAGAATGGTGGAGGAGAGCAAGAATGAGCGACTGACAATGCTTCTGGGGAAGACAAATGAACTCCTACAAAATCTAGGGGCTGCTGTTCAACGTCAAAAAGATGCTGAACATGATAAGATTAATCCTTCTAAAGACACTGAATTGCCTGAGTTTTCTGGTTCAAAGAGTGAGATCCTTGTAGATTTACTTCCTGATGAACATGCTGACCTTATTGATGCTGAACCCATTGGGTGTCCCAAGCCTGGGGATCTGCTTGAGGGACAACGTCAGTACAATTCGGTTGTTCATTCGATTGAAGAGAAG GTAACAGAGCAGCCAGCCTTACTTCAAGGTGGGGAACTAAGAAGCTATCAAATAGAAGGGCTTCAATGGATGTTGTCTTtgttcaataataatttaaacggAATTTTGGCTGATGAGATGGGACTTGGAAAGACTATCCAAACCATATCCTTGATTGCATATCTCATAGAGAATAAGGGAGTGGCTGGGCCTCACTTGATTATTGCCCCAAAAGCTGTTCTACCAAATTGGATCAATGAATTTTCAACATGGGCTCCTAG TATTGTGGCTGTTCTTTATGATGGGCGCTTAGAGGAAAGAAAGGTGATACGAGAAGAGTATTCAGGAGAAGGGAAGTTCAATGTACTGATTACCCACTATGACCTAATCATGAGGGACAAATCATTTTTGAAGAAAATCCATTGGCACTACATGGTTGTTGACGAGGGACACAGATTAAAAAACCACGAGAGTGCTCTGGCAAAGACTCTTCTTTCTGG ATACCGAATTCGTCGCAGACTTCTCTTAACTGGCACACCTATACAGAATAATTTACAGGAACTTTGGGCCCTTCTTAATTTCCTCCTCCCATCAATTTTTAACTCAGTAGAAAATTTTGAGGAGTGGTTTAATGCCCCGTTTGCAGACAGATGTGAAGTTACACTGAACGATGAAGAAGAATTGTTGATCATCCGCAGATTGCACCAT gTTATAAGGCCATTCATATTGAGGAGGAAGAAAGATGAGGTGGAAAAATTTCTTCCTGGAAAAACACAGGTTATACTGAAATGTGACATGTCAGCATGGCAAAAAGTATATTATCAACAAGTCACAGAGGAAGGGAGGGTCGGGATGCAAGTTG GATCTGGGAAGTCCAAGAGTTTGCAGAACCTATCAATGCAGCTAAGGAAATGTTGCAACCATCCTTACCTATTTGTCGGGGAGTATAATATGTGGCGCAAAGAGGAAATTGTTAGAGCATCAGGGAAATTTGAGTTACTTGATCGATTACTACCCAAGCTTAGGAGAGCTGGGCATAGAGTCCTTCTCTTCTCACAAATGACACGTCTAATGGATTGTCTTGAGATTTATTTACAGCTACACGACTTCAAGTATCTGAGACTTGATGGCTCAACGAAAACAGAGGAAAGAGGAACTCTGCTGAAGCAATTCAATGCTCCTGATTCGCCTGTCTTCATGTTTCTTTTGAGTACTCGAGCTGGTGGACTCGGTTTGAACTTGCAAACAGCAGATACTGTGATTATATTTGACAGTGATTGGAACCCCCAAATGGACCAACAAGCCGAAGATCGAGCTCACCGTATTGGACAAAAGAAGGAGGTTAGGGTTTTTGTGCTGGTCAGTGTTGGATCGATCGAAGAAGTCATCTTGGAGCGTGCAAAGCAAAAAATGGGCATTGATGCCAAAGTCATCCAAGCAGGGTTGTTCAATACTACTTCCACAG CTCAAGACAGGAGAGAAATGTTGCAGGAGATAATGCGTAAAGGCAGTAGTTCACTAGGAACAGACGTGCCGAGTGAAAGAGAGATAAACCGGCTGGCAGCACGATCAGAAGAAGAATATTGGATGTTTGAGAAAATGGACGAAGAGAGGAGGCAGAAGGAGAATTACAGAGCAAGGCTAATGGAAGATCACGAGGTACCGGATTGGGCATATGTTCCGAAGGACAAAGACAGCAAATCGAAAAGGCTGGATAATGATGCAAGCATAACAGGTAAAAGGAAGAGAAAGGAAGTGGTTTATGCAGACACGCTGAGCGAACAACAATGGATAAGGGCTGTAGAAAATGCGGAAGATCTGTCGAGACAATCTAGCCGTGGAAAACGTAGAGAACAAAAGTCTACTACTACTACTGCCGGTGAATACACAAACAACAACAGCAGTAATAATAATAACGCAGAGgttgaggaggaggaggacgaggagGATGAGCAGCAGACAGAAACAGCTTCTTCTCCGGTTAACGAGGGGACAAGCTTGAGAGGGAAAAAGGTGGAATTTCAAGATGGAGAGAATAGTAGTGTCGATCCGCTTGGGTGGAAACCTCATAAGAGAAAGAGGTCAAGCTTTAACATACATAACAATAATTCTAGATCATGA
- the LOC124926053 gene encoding uncharacterized protein LOC124926053, whose translation MVILEVVEAPPGTTVSPRISFSADFLNDCNNFITINPESCLAEKEIKQRSRNPDFEFLSGDLTSHLTISTADELFFEGKLLPFWDNRQIEKQGKMGMEEKNVGVEKEEEEDVVVVKKVEESRMNWFVDDDPSPRPPKCTVLWKELLRLKKQRAPTYLSPSPSSSSEKTTKGLERNRSGTLRIRPMVNVPISTHGKSNTLPSLFPQKQPQGGGGIRRHK comes from the coding sequence ATGGTCATCCTAGAGGTGGTGGAGGCGCCGCCGGGAACCACAGTCAGTCCTCGGATTTCCTTCTCAGCTGATTTCCTCAACGACTGCAACAATTTCATAACAATCAACCCTGAATCTTGTCTAGCAGAAAAAGAGATCAAACAGAGGTCAAGAAACCCGGATTTCGAATTCCTTTCTGGGGATTTAACGAGTCATCTGACTATAAGTACGGCGGATGAGCTTTTCTTCGAGGGAAAACTACTACCCTTTTGGGATAATCGACAAATTGAGAAACAGGGGAAGATGGGTATGGAAGAAAAGAATGTTGGAgtggagaaagaagaagaagaagatgttgttgttgttaagaAGGTGGAAGAGAGTAGAATGAATTGGTTTGTTGACGATGACCCATCTCCTCGGCCACCAAAATGTACTGTTTTGTGGAAAGAATTGTTGAGATTGAAGAAGCAACGGGCTCCGACGTACCTGTCGCCGTCGCCGTCGTCTTCGTCGGAGAAGACAACGAAAGGGTTAGAAAGGAATAGGTCAGGTACTTTGAGAATTAGGCCTATGGTTAATGTTCCAATTAGTACTCATGGGAAATCAAATACTCTGCCTTCATTGTTTCCTCAGAAGCAGCCTcaaggaggaggaggaattAGGAGGCACAAAtag
- the LOC124921228 gene encoding uncharacterized protein LOC124921228, whose product MKASSLRVELFKTYGSTLAGLRALGYNIDADDYHSFVHGRLPYDLIKPDAELRSLLRSINQRKIIFTNSDRNHAIRALDKLGVRDCFEQIICFETMNSNLWKSTRLDEFPVVLKPSIDAMKIAIEVGRLDPRRTLFLDDNVKNIIAGKSIGLQTILVGQSGKIKEADHVIATVNGLGEVVPEIWAMGGGVEEERMRVKRIDSAVLALSTIVGA is encoded by the exons ATGAAAGCATCGTCTCTCCGTGTAGAGCTATTCAAGACTTACGGAAGCACTCTCGCCGGATTACGA GCGTTAGGGTATAATATCGATGCGGATGATTATCACAG TTTTGTGCACGGAAGGCTTCCGTATGATTTGATCAAACCGGACGCTGAACTACGAAGCCTTCTCCGCAGCATCAACCAAAGAAAAATC ATATTCACAAATTCGGACAGGAATCATGCAATCCGCGCCTTGGATAAACTGGGAGTTAGAGATTGTTTCGAGCAGATCATCTGCTTTGAGACAATGAATTCAAATCTATGGAAATCCACTCGGCTTGACGAGTTCCCAGTCGTGTTGAAGCCTTCCATCGACGCCATGAAGATCGCAATCGAAGTCGGCCGATTAGATCCTCGCCGCACT TTGTTCTTAGATGACAACGTGAAGAACATCATTGCTGGAAAATCCATAGGCCTCCAAACCATTTTG GTGGGACAATCTGGGAAGATAAAAGAAGCCGATCATGTAATAGCCACGGTGAACGGGTTGGGTGAGGTTGTGCCGGAGATATGGGCGATGGGTGGTGGAGTTGAAGAGGAAAGGATGAGGGTCAAAAGAATCGACTCTGCTGTTCTTGCCCTGTCGACAATTGTTGGAGCTTAA